The Lacipirellula parvula genome window below encodes:
- a CDS encoding PAS domain S-box protein, protein MPKFARSLYPHLVALAAVAVAAAVRWILLGVLPQGTVPFITIFPAVALAAWYGGAWAGVTAIIAGYFAADFLFIKPEGLSIFNRSEQGLTELAAFGLMAGLIVAMAHRLHRSSAKTKSLTDESIRQGEMLRITLASIGDGVIATDPKGLVTFLNAIAEQQTGWSLDAARGKPITEIFYIVNEQTRQIVENPCEKVLRTGKIVGLANHTILIARDGSERPIEDSAAPILDADGVIHGMVLVFTDATAQRRTQGALQQLASIVEHSDDAVISKNRRGGVTSWNAAAERLYGFTAAEAIGQHITMIVPKSHRDELEVIMERLWRGESIQDWDTVRLRKDGTPVDVSLRISPIRDGDGEVIGASKVARDITHRKRSQDALRFVADVSASLAALIDRDSALQKAAEAMVPFFADWCVVYALRPDGTIGSPASAHRDAEKRQLLREFLAEYPVDWESPSITVQAWRTGRTQYIPKMPDAQVDSLGTTDRLLQALRSLNPRSVISVPMRIRDRTMGVISFCNAEHSRQYDESDVLLAEDLARRVATALDNAQLLNSVRESERQKDEFLAMLAHELRNPLAAIRFATEAARLPSSDAGPEMLDVINRQASNLTRLIDDLLDISRISQEKIQLRRESIDAAEIVERAVHSVQSLVQEQRQTLTLELGAEPLPLYVDATRAEQIIANLLTNAAKYSPAGSEITVRTHAFEGEAVIEVADHGIGISAEMLPHVFDLFAQADRTLDRSQGGLGIGLTIVRKLTEMHGGAVSAQSDGPGQGAKFTVRLPLNETLEPSAAANDDAVASHPPLNVLVVDDNRDTAQAEAMLLRMHGHQVTIAHDGRSALELFESIRPDAVLLDIGLPVINGYDVAAQLREQGHTSELLIAVSGYGQAEDRERSLRAGFDHHLVKPVDVRELMRILHTPRS, encoded by the coding sequence ATGCCCAAATTCGCGCGTTCACTCTACCCTCATCTTGTCGCGCTGGCGGCCGTAGCCGTCGCCGCCGCCGTGCGCTGGATACTCTTGGGCGTGCTGCCTCAGGGAACGGTGCCCTTCATCACCATCTTTCCCGCCGTCGCTTTGGCGGCATGGTACGGCGGGGCCTGGGCTGGCGTCACGGCGATCATCGCCGGCTACTTTGCGGCTGACTTCCTGTTCATCAAACCGGAGGGGCTCTCGATCTTCAACCGCAGCGAGCAAGGTCTCACCGAACTCGCCGCCTTCGGGCTAATGGCCGGCCTTATCGTGGCGATGGCTCACCGCCTGCACCGCTCGAGCGCAAAGACGAAGTCGCTTACTGACGAATCAATCCGCCAGGGCGAAATGCTGCGCATCACGCTCGCCAGCATCGGCGACGGCGTCATTGCGACCGATCCCAAGGGACTCGTCACGTTCCTCAACGCCATCGCCGAGCAACAAACGGGCTGGAGTCTCGACGCTGCCCGCGGCAAGCCGATCACCGAAATCTTCTATATCGTCAATGAGCAGACGCGGCAGATCGTCGAGAACCCTTGCGAGAAGGTACTGCGCACCGGCAAGATCGTCGGTCTCGCCAATCACACAATACTCATCGCGCGCGACGGCAGTGAACGACCGATCGAAGATAGCGCAGCGCCCATCCTCGACGCCGACGGCGTTATCCACGGCATGGTGCTTGTCTTCACCGACGCCACCGCCCAGCGCCGCACCCAGGGCGCGTTGCAGCAACTCGCCTCGATCGTCGAGCATTCCGACGACGCCGTCATCAGCAAGAATCGCCGCGGCGGCGTCACCAGCTGGAACGCCGCCGCCGAGCGGCTCTATGGCTTCACCGCCGCCGAAGCGATCGGCCAGCACATCACCATGATCGTCCCTAAGTCGCACCGCGACGAGTTGGAAGTGATCATGGAGCGTCTCTGGCGCGGCGAGTCGATCCAAGATTGGGACACAGTGCGGCTCCGGAAGGACGGCACGCCCGTCGACGTGTCACTGCGGATTTCGCCGATCCGTGACGGCGACGGCGAAGTGATCGGCGCCTCGAAGGTGGCCCGCGACATCACCCACCGCAAACGGTCGCAAGACGCGCTCCGCTTCGTCGCCGACGTCAGCGCGTCGCTTGCGGCTCTCATCGACCGCGATAGCGCGCTACAGAAAGCGGCTGAGGCGATGGTGCCGTTCTTCGCCGATTGGTGCGTCGTCTACGCTCTGCGGCCCGACGGCACGATCGGCAGCCCCGCCTCGGCTCACCGCGACGCCGAGAAGCGGCAACTGCTTCGCGAGTTCCTCGCCGAGTACCCGGTCGATTGGGAATCGCCGTCGATCACCGTGCAAGCCTGGCGAACCGGCCGGACGCAATATATTCCCAAGATGCCCGACGCCCAGGTTGATAGCCTCGGCACGACTGATCGCCTACTGCAAGCGCTTCGTTCGCTCAACCCGCGGTCGGTCATCAGCGTGCCGATGCGCATTCGTGATCGCACGATGGGGGTCATCAGTTTCTGCAACGCCGAGCATAGTCGGCAGTACGATGAATCTGACGTGCTGCTGGCGGAAGATCTCGCCCGCCGCGTCGCCACGGCGCTCGACAACGCACAGTTGCTCAACTCGGTCCGCGAGTCGGAACGACAGAAGGACGAGTTCCTGGCGATGCTCGCCCATGAGCTGCGAAACCCGCTCGCAGCGATTCGCTTCGCCACCGAGGCGGCGCGGCTCCCATCGAGCGACGCCGGCCCAGAAATGCTCGACGTCATCAACCGGCAGGCGAGTAACCTCACGCGACTGATCGACGATCTGCTCGACATTTCCCGTATCAGCCAAGAGAAGATTCAACTTCGCCGCGAGTCGATCGACGCGGCAGAGATCGTCGAACGGGCCGTCCACTCGGTCCAGTCACTGGTGCAAGAGCAGCGGCAAACGCTCACGCTGGAACTCGGCGCCGAGCCGCTGCCGCTCTACGTCGACGCAACTCGCGCCGAGCAAATCATTGCGAACCTGCTCACGAACGCCGCGAAGTATTCGCCCGCCGGCAGCGAAATCACGGTGCGAACGCACGCCTTCGAGGGCGAAGCGGTCATCGAAGTCGCCGACCATGGCATCGGCATCTCCGCCGAGATGCTGCCGCATGTGTTCGACCTGTTCGCGCAGGCCGACCGCACGCTCGACCGCTCGCAGGGTGGGCTGGGCATTGGGCTCACGATCGTTCGCAAGCTCACCGAAATGCACGGCGGCGCCGTCTCCGCTCAGAGCGACGGGCCAGGGCAGGGGGCAAAGTTCACGGTGCGGCTGCCGCTCAACGAAACGCTCGAGCCGTCGGCGGCCGCCAACGACGACGCGGTCGCTTCACACCCGCCCCTCAACGTGCTGGTGGTCGACGACAATCGCGACACCGCCCAAGCCGAGGCGATGCTCCTCCGCATGCATGGCCATCAAGTGACGATCGCCCACGACGGCCGCAGCGCGCTGGAGCTGTTCGAAAGCATTCGCCCCGACGCCGTGCTGCTCGACATCGGCCTGCCGGTAATCAACGGCTATGACGTCGCTGCCCAGCTGCGCGAGCAGGGACACACAAGCGAGTTGCTCATCGCCGTTTCAGGCTACGGCCAAGCGGAAGATCGCGAGCGCTCGCTGCGGGCGGGGTTTGATCACCATTTGGTGAAGCCGGTCGACGTGCGCGAGTTGATGCGGATTCTGCACACGCCGCGAAGCTAA
- a CDS encoding Gfo/Idh/MocA family protein, with the protein MADGIQHPTRRSFLGASAQLGAGAAVLGTLAMPGTVHAGGTNVLRVGLVGCGGRGTGAALDALSADGQAELVAVADTFQDKADETLKQLRDVKEVADRVKVTPENVFVGFDGYKNVVDSCDVVLLATPPHFRPEHFAYVIDQGKHCFIEKPVAVDTPGLKSVLETSRKAKEKNLAVVSGLCWRYDHKVREVMRQLLEEKQIGDIIAIESSYNTSNLWHRGNNPQWSPMEYQVRNWLYHTWLSGDHIMEQAIHSLDKTAWLLGDQSPVKAMSLAGRQQRTDPLYGNVFDHFAVFYEYPTGQRVYFTCRQQDGCSMRTDERVLGSDGQAEVLRGDIFARDGKRKWRFKGEQPSMYLVEHQEMFDSIRKGAPINNGEYMCNSTGIALLGRMAGYTGQTVTWEQMMNSTERLGPKDYAWGDVPTEVVAIPGKTTLA; encoded by the coding sequence ATGGCAGACGGAATCCAACACCCTACGCGACGTTCTTTCCTCGGCGCCTCGGCGCAGCTTGGCGCCGGCGCGGCCGTGCTGGGGACGCTCGCGATGCCGGGCACGGTTCATGCCGGCGGCACCAACGTGCTGCGAGTCGGCCTCGTCGGTTGCGGCGGACGCGGCACGGGGGCGGCCCTCGATGCGTTGTCGGCTGATGGCCAAGCAGAACTCGTCGCGGTGGCCGATACGTTCCAAGACAAAGCGGATGAAACGCTCAAGCAGCTGCGCGACGTCAAGGAAGTCGCCGACCGGGTGAAGGTGACGCCTGAAAATGTTTTCGTCGGCTTCGACGGCTATAAGAACGTCGTCGACTCGTGCGACGTCGTGCTGCTGGCGACGCCGCCCCACTTTCGGCCCGAGCATTTCGCGTACGTCATCGATCAGGGGAAGCATTGCTTCATTGAAAAGCCCGTCGCCGTCGATACGCCGGGCCTGAAGAGCGTGCTGGAAACGAGCCGCAAGGCAAAGGAAAAGAACCTCGCCGTCGTCTCCGGCCTGTGCTGGCGGTACGACCATAAAGTTCGCGAGGTGATGCGGCAGCTGCTGGAGGAAAAGCAGATTGGCGACATCATCGCCATCGAATCCTCTTACAACACCAGCAACCTCTGGCATCGCGGCAACAACCCGCAGTGGAGCCCGATGGAGTACCAGGTTCGCAACTGGCTCTATCACACTTGGCTCTCGGGCGATCACATCATGGAGCAGGCGATTCATAGCCTCGACAAGACGGCGTGGTTGCTCGGCGATCAATCGCCGGTGAAGGCGATGTCGCTCGCCGGCCGACAGCAGCGAACCGATCCATTGTACGGCAACGTCTTCGATCACTTCGCCGTCTTCTACGAATACCCGACGGGGCAGCGCGTCTACTTCACCTGTCGCCAGCAAGATGGCTGCAGCATGCGGACCGACGAGCGCGTCCTCGGTTCCGACGGCCAGGCCGAAGTGCTCCGCGGCGACATCTTCGCCCGCGACGGCAAGCGGAAGTGGCGCTTCAAGGGCGAGCAGCCGAGCATGTACCTCGTCGAGCATCAAGAAATGTTCGACAGCATCCGCAAGGGTGCGCCGATCAACAACGGCGAGTACATGTGCAATAGCACCGGCATCGCACTGCTGGGCCGGATGGCTGGTTACACCGGCCAGACCGTCACCTGGGAGCAGATGATGAACAGCACAGAGCGGCTCGGGCCGAAGGACTACGCCTGGGGCGACGTGCCGACGGAAGTCGTAGCGATTCCGGGCAAGACGACGCTAGCGTAG
- a CDS encoding ABC transporter ATP-binding protein — protein MQSPLIELERVGFRRQQTDILVDVSWRLERQRHWAVLGPNGCGKTTMLRIACGYLWQTSGTVRRLGAELVDLGTLRRSIGWVASDLAPRIPPDELAIETVVSGRVAQVGLRRIGELQPTDADFEAARNLLREMRCESLAEKPFGVLSQGERQQTLVARARMVDPLLIVLDEPCAGMDPGVRERFLAWLEQLAAAPTSPSLLLVTHHVEEIMPSFESTLVMQNGRIAAAGPTAEVVQASLLEAIYGIKVDRLEKSGGRLWPIWQA, from the coding sequence ATGCAAAGTCCGCTGATTGAATTGGAGCGTGTCGGCTTCCGCCGGCAGCAGACAGATATCTTGGTCGACGTTAGTTGGCGGCTCGAACGCCAACGACATTGGGCCGTGCTGGGGCCCAACGGTTGCGGCAAAACGACGATGTTGCGGATCGCTTGCGGCTACCTTTGGCAGACGAGCGGCACGGTGCGGCGACTCGGCGCGGAGCTGGTCGACCTCGGCACGCTGCGACGTTCGATCGGCTGGGTCGCCTCCGATTTGGCGCCGCGGATTCCGCCTGATGAACTTGCCATCGAAACGGTGGTCTCGGGACGCGTGGCTCAAGTTGGCCTGCGGCGTATCGGCGAGTTGCAGCCAACCGACGCCGATTTTGAAGCTGCCCGCAACTTGCTCCGCGAGATGCGTTGCGAGTCGCTCGCCGAAAAGCCGTTCGGCGTCCTGTCGCAAGGCGAGCGGCAACAGACGCTGGTCGCCCGTGCGCGGATGGTTGATCCGCTGCTGATCGTGCTCGACGAACCGTGCGCTGGTATGGATCCCGGAGTGCGCGAGCGGTTCTTGGCGTGGCTTGAGCAACTCGCTGCCGCTCCGACCAGCCCATCGTTGCTGCTCGTGACGCATCATGTGGAAGAGATCATGCCCAGTTTCGAGTCGACGCTCGTGATGCAGAATGGCCGCATCGCCGCAGCGGGGCCGACGGCGGAGGTGGTGCAGGCATCGTTGCTGGAAGCGATTTATGGGATCAAAGTCGATCGACTGGAGAAGTCGGGCGGCCGCTTGTGGCCGATCTGGCAGGCGTGA
- a CDS encoding HAD family hydrolase, whose translation MAACSNQPLAGRLRCWAACSLLLLTAFTPSESCGDDPLPSWNDGPAKQAILDFVAKVTNEGGPDFVLPADRIATFDNDGTLWVEQPMYTQIVFAFDRIKAAAPDHPEWKTTEPFAAALVNDYKAVFAEGEKSGVKLLMIGHAGMTPDAFEQIVVDWLATAKHPRFDRPYTQLVYQPMVEMLEFLRANEFKTFIVSGGGIDFMRPWTEKAYGIPRDQVVGSCIEVKFELIDGQPTLMRLPAANFVDDGPGKPVGIQRFIGQRPILAFGNSDGDFEMLQWTTAGDGPRLGLIVHHTDAVREYAYDRDSMVGQLKRGLDAAKQEGWVLVSMKDDWKKIFSFEED comes from the coding sequence ATGGCAGCCTGTTCAAACCAACCGCTCGCCGGCCGTCTGCGATGCTGGGCGGCGTGCAGCCTCTTATTACTCACGGCCTTCACGCCCAGCGAATCTTGCGGCGACGATCCGCTTCCATCCTGGAACGACGGCCCCGCGAAGCAGGCGATTCTCGACTTCGTCGCGAAAGTGACCAACGAAGGCGGCCCCGACTTCGTTCTCCCCGCCGATCGCATCGCGACGTTCGACAACGACGGCACGCTCTGGGTCGAGCAGCCGATGTACACGCAAATTGTCTTTGCGTTCGATCGCATCAAAGCCGCCGCGCCCGACCACCCCGAATGGAAGACGACCGAGCCGTTCGCCGCCGCGCTCGTCAACGACTACAAGGCCGTCTTTGCCGAAGGGGAGAAGTCGGGCGTCAAGCTGCTGATGATCGGCCACGCCGGAATGACGCCTGACGCCTTCGAGCAGATCGTCGTCGACTGGCTCGCCACCGCGAAACATCCGCGCTTCGACCGGCCGTACACGCAGTTGGTCTACCAGCCGATGGTCGAGATGCTTGAGTTTCTGCGAGCCAATGAATTCAAAACATTCATCGTCTCCGGCGGCGGCATCGACTTCATGCGGCCTTGGACCGAGAAGGCCTACGGCATTCCGCGCGACCAAGTCGTCGGCTCGTGCATTGAAGTGAAGTTCGAGCTCATCGACGGCCAGCCGACGCTGATGCGGCTTCCAGCGGCGAACTTCGTCGACGATGGACCCGGCAAACCCGTCGGCATTCAACGCTTCATCGGCCAGCGGCCGATCCTGGCGTTCGGCAACTCCGACGGCGATTTCGAGATGCTGCAGTGGACCACCGCTGGCGACGGACCGCGGCTCGGCCTCATCGTCCATCACACCGACGCCGTGCGCGAGTACGCCTACGACCGCGACTCGATGGTCGGCCAACTGAAGCGCGGCCTCGACGCCGCGAAGCAGGAAGGCTGGGTACTCGTGTCGATGAAAGACGACTGGAAGAAGATTTTTAGTTTTGAAGAGGACTGA
- a CDS encoding EcsC family protein — protein sequence MADLSEHDLALLAGAVAQLERPGLAARLAGIVGTPVERLIERLPEGVQSEINGATEHALTKALAVAAKTLDDEKPKAPWNLAHKVAATASGVAGGMFGAPALFVELPITTMIILRSIGDIARSKGEKLSDPETRLACLEVFALGSGDDRRPGGAIEVLNPGARDEEGLIRVGYFVTRAALAQQVTVAAEILTKGSTAVTSTAMTRLISNIASRFGVAVSEKVAAQAVPIVGAIGGGLINALFVDHFQNTADAHFTVRQLERKYGVDEVRTEYERIARGGAERLGEQ from the coding sequence ATGGCAGACCTTTCCGAACACGACCTCGCCCTCCTCGCCGGCGCCGTTGCTCAACTGGAACGTCCCGGCCTCGCCGCCCGTCTCGCCGGCATCGTCGGCACGCCGGTGGAACGGTTGATCGAACGCCTCCCGGAGGGAGTTCAGAGCGAAATCAACGGCGCGACCGAGCATGCCCTCACCAAGGCTTTAGCCGTGGCCGCAAAGACGCTCGACGACGAGAAACCGAAGGCGCCCTGGAATCTCGCCCACAAAGTGGCGGCGACCGCCAGCGGCGTGGCGGGCGGCATGTTCGGGGCGCCGGCGCTGTTCGTCGAACTGCCGATTACGACGATGATCATCCTCCGCTCGATCGGCGACATCGCCCGCTCAAAGGGTGAAAAACTCTCCGATCCCGAAACCCGGCTCGCCTGCCTGGAAGTCTTTGCCTTGGGTAGCGGCGACGACCGCCGACCGGGGGGCGCCATTGAGGTGCTGAACCCAGGAGCCCGCGACGAGGAAGGGCTGATTCGGGTCGGCTACTTCGTCACTCGTGCAGCGCTCGCCCAGCAGGTGACGGTCGCCGCCGAGATTCTCACCAAGGGCTCTACGGCGGTAACCAGCACCGCGATGACGCGACTGATCTCGAATATCGCCTCGCGATTCGGCGTCGCCGTCTCAGAAAAGGTGGCGGCCCAGGCCGTGCCGATCGTCGGCGCGATCGGCGGCGGGTTGATCAACGCACTGTTCGTCGACCATTTCCAGAACACGGCCGACGCCCACTTCACGGTGCGGCAGTTGGAGCGTAAGTACGGGGTTGACGAGGTGCGGACGGAGTACGAGCGGATTGCCCGTGGCGGGGCCGAGCGGCTGGGTGAACAGTAG
- a CDS encoding rhomboid family intramembrane serine protease: protein MFPYTCDALLYHLPIATGVLIAVNIVAFVAAVQEKIDVHSGWLLEYGTGLHPVQWLLSPFMHGGIEHLLGNMVFLWTFGLVTEGKLGWWRFLAVYLGIAVGQSALEQAIFPMIAPDVPFTLGASAAIFGLVAMACIWAPINQLSVLVIFMLRPFTFEVSVGVFAALYVGLDIVYCFIFGTGAIGSATHLMGAAMGAAAGLVLLKLGVVECEDYDLLSVLSGTYGSDKRKKREEENYSKQRVEQVADQALEAQRKFAAYLKIGQPQQALLTLQRARHRNLRLDPDRGELLELISGLQKEKLWADSAPVMAELLKRFPEGSHTVRIKLAQVCLVELSQPQRAFDLVDAIRSVQLPPQLAAARDKVRAVAQRQLSEGEVEIDDAAW, encoded by the coding sequence ATGTTCCCCTACACCTGCGACGCCCTGCTCTACCACCTGCCGATCGCCACCGGCGTGTTGATCGCCGTCAACATCGTGGCGTTTGTCGCGGCAGTTCAGGAAAAAATCGACGTCCATAGCGGCTGGCTGCTGGAGTACGGCACGGGGCTTCATCCGGTGCAGTGGCTCCTCTCGCCCTTCATGCACGGCGGCATCGAGCATCTGCTGGGGAATATGGTTTTTCTCTGGACGTTCGGTTTGGTGACGGAAGGCAAGCTCGGCTGGTGGCGGTTTCTGGCGGTCTATCTCGGCATCGCCGTGGGACAGTCGGCGCTGGAGCAAGCGATATTTCCGATGATCGCTCCCGACGTGCCGTTTACGCTGGGCGCCTCCGCGGCCATCTTCGGACTCGTGGCGATGGCGTGCATCTGGGCGCCGATCAACCAGCTGTCGGTGCTGGTGATTTTTATGTTGCGGCCCTTCACCTTCGAGGTCAGCGTCGGAGTGTTTGCCGCACTCTACGTCGGCCTCGATATCGTCTATTGTTTCATTTTCGGCACTGGAGCGATTGGATCGGCGACTCACCTGATGGGGGCCGCAATGGGAGCGGCGGCGGGGCTGGTCTTACTGAAGCTCGGCGTCGTCGAGTGCGAAGACTACGACCTGCTCTCGGTTCTCAGCGGCACGTACGGCAGCGACAAGCGGAAGAAACGCGAGGAAGAAAACTACTCCAAGCAACGCGTCGAACAGGTTGCCGATCAGGCGCTCGAAGCACAACGCAAATTCGCCGCCTACCTGAAGATCGGCCAACCGCAGCAAGCTTTGCTGACGTTGCAACGGGCCCGGCATCGCAACTTACGGCTCGACCCCGACCGCGGCGAACTGCTTGAACTGATTTCCGGCCTGCAGAAAGAAAAGCTGTGGGCTGACTCGGCGCCAGTGATGGCCGAGTTGCTCAAACGCTTCCCCGAGGGCTCGCACACGGTGCGGATCAAGCTGGCGCAGGTCTGTCTGGTGGAGCTTTCGCAGCCACAGCGGGCGTTTGATCTCGTCGACGCGATTCGCAGTGTTCAGCTGCCGCCGCAACTGGCGGCCGCGCGCGACAAAGTGCGAGCCGTTGCGCAGCGGCAGTTGAGCGAAGGCGAGGTGGAGATCGACGACGCGGCGTGGTGA
- a CDS encoding YybH family protein, with protein MSRPTHRNLLAALLIAAVGALPAFAAPAKQLDPALAAMVATFEKAFNAHNAPAMSALWTPDAVYRATNLGVEVNGRDPIAAAYADLFKQQPGSTLKLTISESKINGKTASILGMAEVTQRGQLPTRSLFRASLARVGASWLFSNVEEAELPANSPTGMSQLGWLAGTWIQQLPSGDVKNTYHWVDGGAFLVRNYSRISKQAPSASGTQIFGWDAEQQCIRTWLFDSNGTFGEGYWERQSSNKWVNKMALKLPDGRRGSATQILTRSGDNELTLQSVDREMDGQFQPNTTPAKMSRQMTGDKEAAAKGGKQ; from the coding sequence ATGTCCCGCCCAACCCACCGCAACCTGCTCGCGGCGCTGCTCATCGCCGCCGTCGGCGCCTTGCCGGCGTTCGCCGCGCCGGCGAAGCAACTCGATCCAGCGCTCGCCGCCATGGTCGCCACGTTTGAGAAGGCGTTCAACGCCCACAACGCGCCGGCGATGAGCGCCCTGTGGACTCCCGACGCGGTCTACCGCGCGACGAACCTCGGCGTCGAAGTGAACGGCCGCGATCCGATCGCCGCCGCTTATGCCGATCTGTTTAAGCAACAGCCGGGCAGCACGCTCAAACTGACGATCTCCGAATCGAAGATCAACGGCAAAACCGCCTCGATCCTCGGCATGGCCGAGGTGACGCAACGCGGCCAACTGCCGACGCGCTCGCTGTTCCGCGCCTCGCTCGCGCGGGTCGGGGCCTCGTGGTTGTTCTCGAACGTCGAAGAAGCAGAACTGCCGGCCAATTCTCCTACCGGCATGAGCCAACTCGGTTGGCTCGCCGGCACGTGGATCCAGCAGCTTCCCTCGGGCGACGTGAAAAACACCTACCATTGGGTCGACGGCGGCGCCTTCTTGGTTCGCAACTACTCGCGGATCAGCAAGCAAGCGCCGTCCGCGTCGGGCACGCAGATCTTTGGCTGGGACGCCGAACAGCAATGCATTCGGACGTGGCTGTTCGATTCCAACGGAACGTTTGGCGAAGGGTACTGGGAACGGCAAAGCTCGAACAAGTGGGTCAACAAGATGGCGCTCAAGCTGCCCGACGGCCGGCGCGGTTCGGCGACGCAAATCCTCACCCGCAGCGGCGACAACGAGCTGACCCTGCAATCGGTCGATCGTGAAATGGATGGCCAGTTCCAACCGAACACGACGCCCGCCAAGATGTCGCGGCAGATGACCGGCGATAAGGAAGCGGCAGCGAAGGGGGGCAAGCAATGA
- a CDS encoding alkaline phosphatase gives MPLALVCQIAFAASSRGEDAAPTSSVTATAATAATKPAAKPAGIRNVIIMIGDGMGPQQVGMLTQYARHAPGSQVPHRKAAIERLLAEGTVAIVNNQPHGALVVDSAAAATQLATGELAGSEMIGANYRGERVENIVEAAHRVGKSAGLVTDTRITHATPAGFAAHQANRESENEIALDYLDNKVDVLMGGGIRNWVPEAVNDRNSPTYAALMQMTGGAYPATSRRRDNRNLLLEARGDYKLVFDRNALEKVTDGKVIGIFADSELNDALEDAATAANPQRTEPTHVEMVGKAIELLDKNPKGFFLMVEGGQIDWAGHNNDAGVLLHELLDFDAAVRLVYEWAKDRDDTLVIVTADHETGSFGFSYAGRPLPESTKLEGDLFAGVPFEPAFNYAPPELLDQIFAQKKSYFTMMAEFDALPPKEKTAERLMQIVNDSSAFKIALDDAVNVLARERNKNYVAGHPYMNTETVPKIDDFEPFYVYGENLRMNLLGRALADQQHVTWGAGTHSSTPVILGALGPDHAAKRFGGMLHSTDVGKRMIELITAEPAQAPATAVGASASR, from the coding sequence GTGCCGCTTGCTCTTGTTTGCCAAATTGCGTTTGCCGCATCATCGCGCGGCGAAGATGCGGCGCCAACGTCCTCGGTGACGGCAACCGCCGCTACTGCCGCGACGAAGCCAGCTGCCAAGCCCGCCGGCATTCGCAACGTGATCATCATGATCGGCGACGGCATGGGCCCGCAGCAGGTTGGCATGCTCACGCAGTACGCCCGGCACGCGCCCGGTTCACAAGTTCCTCATCGCAAGGCGGCAATCGAACGGCTGCTCGCCGAGGGAACCGTGGCAATCGTCAACAACCAGCCGCACGGCGCATTGGTCGTCGATTCGGCGGCCGCGGCGACGCAGCTGGCCACGGGCGAGCTCGCGGGCTCTGAAATGATCGGCGCCAACTATCGCGGCGAGCGGGTCGAGAACATCGTCGAAGCGGCTCATCGCGTGGGCAAGTCGGCGGGGCTCGTCACCGATACTCGCATCACGCACGCCACGCCCGCCGGCTTCGCGGCGCATCAGGCGAACCGCGAGAGCGAGAACGAAATCGCGCTCGACTATCTCGATAACAAAGTCGACGTCCTCATGGGAGGCGGCATTCGCAATTGGGTGCCGGAAGCGGTCAACGATCGTAACTCGCCGACCTATGCCGCGCTGATGCAGATGACCGGCGGCGCCTACCCCGCCACCTCGCGGCGCCGCGACAATCGCAACCTGCTGCTCGAAGCCCGCGGCGACTACAAGCTCGTCTTCGATCGCAACGCTCTCGAGAAGGTGACCGATGGCAAGGTGATCGGCATCTTCGCCGATTCGGAGCTGAACGACGCTCTCGAAGACGCCGCCACCGCCGCTAACCCGCAGCGGACCGAGCCGACGCACGTTGAAATGGTCGGCAAGGCGATCGAGTTGCTCGACAAGAACCCCAAAGGCTTCTTCCTGATGGTCGAAGGAGGCCAAATCGACTGGGCCGGCCACAACAACGACGCCGGCGTCCTGCTGCACGAACTGCTCGACTTCGACGCCGCGGTGCGGCTCGTCTACGAGTGGGCCAAGGATCGCGACGACACGCTGGTGATCGTCACCGCTGATCACGAAACTGGTTCATTCGGCTTCAGCTATGCCGGGCGGCCGCTGCCGGAGTCGACGAAGCTGGAAGGCGACCTCTTCGCCGGCGTGCCGTTCGAACCTGCCTTCAACTACGCGCCGCCAGAGTTGCTCGACCAAATCTTCGCACAAAAGAAGAGCTACTTCACGATGATGGCCGAGTTCGACGCGCTACCGCCGAAGGAAAAGACTGCCGAACGGCTGATGCAGATCGTCAACGATTCGTCGGCGTTCAAGATCGCGCTCGACGACGCGGTGAACGTGCTGGCCCGCGAACGGAACAAGAACTATGTCGCCGGCCATCCTTACATGAACACGGAAACGGTGCCGAAGATCGACGACTTCGAGCCGTTTTATGTCTACGGCGAGAACCTGCGGATGAACCTGCTCGGCCGCGCGCTGGCGGATCAGCAGCACGTCACCTGGGGCGCCGGCACGCATTCGAGCACGCCGGTGATCCTCGGCGCCCTAGGCCCCGACCACGCGGCGAAGCGTTTTGGCGGAATGCTGCATTCGACCGACGTGGGGAAGCGGATGATCGAACTCATTACTGCTGAGCCCGCGCAGGCGCCTGCCACTGCTGTCGGCGCCTCGGCATCGCGTTAG
- a CDS encoding DUF1992 domain-containing protein: MMAESMPLGSERAMQVVAENKLLAAIEAGEFDNLPGFGKPSPLIDEPYDPFWWIRRKLRQENLPADPRDGWQR; encoded by the coding sequence ATGATGGCTGAGTCGATGCCGCTGGGTTCGGAACGGGCGATGCAAGTCGTTGCGGAGAACAAGCTGCTCGCCGCGATCGAAGCGGGCGAGTTCGACAACCTGCCAGGCTTCGGAAAGCCGTCGCCGCTGATCGACGAACCGTACGACCCGTTTTGGTGGATTCGCCGCAAGCTTCGCCAAGAGAACCTTCCTGCCGACCCTCGCGATGGTTGGCAACGCTGA